In a genomic window of Drosophila albomicans strain 15112-1751.03 chromosome 4, ASM965048v2, whole genome shotgun sequence:
- the LOC117573184 gene encoding ADP-ribosylation factor 2 has protein sequence MGLTISSLLTRLFGKKQMRILMVGLDAAGKTTILYKLKLGEIVTTIPTIGFNVETVEYKNICFTVWDVGGQDKIRPLWRHYFQNTQGLIFVVDSNDRDRINEAEKELQNMLQEDELRDAVLLVFANKQDLPNAMSAAELTDKLHLNQLRNRHWFIQSTCATQGHGLYEGLDWLSAELAKK, from the exons ATGGGATTAACAATATCAAGTTTACTGACGCGGCTTTttggcaaaaaacaaatgcgcATACTAATGG tTGGTCTGGATGCAGCTGGAAAAACAACCATACTCTACAAATTAAAGCTGGGTGAAATTGTAACAACAATTCCAACTATCGGTTTCAACGTGGAGACCGTcgagtacaaaaatatttgtttcacGGTGTGGGATGTTGGCGGTCAAGACAAAATTCGACCGCTATGGCGTCATTACTTCCAAAACACACAGGggcttatttttgttgtcgaCTCTAATGACCGTGATCGAATCAATGAGGCTGAAAAAGAACTTCAAAATATG CTCCAAGAGGATGAGTTGAGGGATGCTGTGCTGTTGGTTTTTGCTAACAAACAAGATCTTCCGAATGCCATGAGTGCTGCCGAGTTAACAGACAAGttgcatttaaatcaattaagaaACCGACAT TGGTTTATTCAGTCGACTTGCGCTACCCAGGGTCACGGCTTGTACGAGGGACTTGATTGGCTATCAGCTGAACTGGCCAAAAAATGA